A genome region from Anopheles stephensi strain Indian chromosome 2, UCI_ANSTEP_V1.0, whole genome shotgun sequence includes the following:
- the LOC118507398 gene encoding uncharacterized protein LOC118507398 produces MTPKKATPNQVKMMRVTSQFHNLENYMNSYTAEQASQCDVRLQTLENCWKTYDKIQTALEDSEEAEEELTRLLKERNDMYDRYCLIKGFLTSNVQDMNSTVIETKPNTTIPVAASPHVRLPKINLPTFDGKITEWLSFKDRFTAMIASSTEIPDVMKLEYLLASLKGEVAKRFEYVSIAAENYHTTWKELLDRYDNVRALKREYFKAIFSVAPMKDDSIEELRRVTDEFTRLTQGARFKYYNETSSGLRRVMSY; encoded by the exons ATGACGCCGAAGAAAGCCACGCCGAACCAAGTGAAGATGATGCGCGTCACCTCACAATTCCATAACCTAGAAAACTACATGAACTCGTACACCGCTGAGCAAGCGTCTCAATGCGATGTCAGATTGCAAACGTTGGAAAATTGTTGGAAGACTTATGATAAGATTCAAACAGCCCTCGAAGATTCGGAAGAAGCGGAAGAGGAACTGACACGCTTGCTCAAGGAAAGGAATGATATGTACGATCGATACTGTCTCATCAAGGGTTTTCTTACATCCAACGTTCAAGACATGAACAGCACAGTGATTGAAACTAAGCCAAATACGACCATCCCTGTCGCTGCTTCACCGCATGTACGTCTACCTAAGATAAATCTGCCCACATTTGATGGAAAGATCACGGAATGGCTCAGCTTTAAGGATCGGTTCACCGCTATGATTGCATCATCTACTGAGATTCCTGATGTTATGAAGTTAGAGTATCTTCTAGCATCGCTAAAGGGTGAAGTTGCCAAGCGCTTTGAGTATGTAAGCATTGCTGCCGAAAACTATCACACCACCTGGAAGGAGCTATTAGATAGATATGATAATGTCCGAGCCCTCAAGCGTGAGtattttaaagcaattttttCGGTAGCACCTATGAAGGACGATTCCATAGAAGAGTTACGTCGCGTAACTGATGAGTTCACACGTCTCACCCAAGGAGCAA GATTCAAGTACTACAACGAAACTTCGAGTGGTCTTCGACGCGTCATGTCTTACTGA